One Aegilops tauschii subsp. strangulata cultivar AL8/78 chromosome 2, Aet v6.0, whole genome shotgun sequence genomic window, gttcaaacatgggtcgtattcgaaccaaagagaacatagatgtcggtaccctcttgattggcatcgccacacccactgggggctatatgatcatatccgaatcttggcttaacccctttgggccgggactctggtcgtattcgaaccggaagcccctaagttcttctgcttttcacaagtttactctgaggTGTGTATggccgggtttcacttgccggcttaactttggtttgcagtgttagttgcacgtcatgggtgtcatcaaggcaagtaaatcggagttaaggtgtcaaccttactacccgggttatttaaaccggaagatGCTTATAGGCTATTAAGTGTGGTATTTTGGCTATGTTCCGAGTAtaattaaggaccagtcttttttgagtcatattccgggttatttatctcaaacacctgattctcagggcggtaagccgcctcgagacttgtgatttgcctttctatgcagatacttaaaggcacgttttgaggttgagaaaagcaaagggatgattatgacccggagaaacatcaaagaagcaatttcaaaGGATTTTTGCAttcaaaacgtgcacgatggcacggcagagatgaaCTGTTGCACTTACTCTATTACAATAACTCTTCAAGTCTAAAGAGTGGAACATTGTTTGATGACCCGCTGGCCAACTTATGATGctcgctgagttgaagtccccggatcattcctatcttctcctccggctgatcccaagacctcgaaggttgatgacttccagtcgatgccgctgagagcttcaaattgggcttcttcgtcaattaacccggccgggtcaatctccggggcgaaggtgtgctgacgagccggcgggatcagattgagggcttcatagcgaggggttggaatcctctgattcgcCGCATCATAACCTGGCTGATACTTGgtcaagtcggtgtcgttcccgatgagggtggccaccgggcgtatagccttcacacatgccgcgaagtccttctggtcgaaggctgagccgtcttccttcaggcttgggtaacccagggcgatgtctgccgggtctagctccggcaggaatgctttggcccggctcagcgcggcaattgctccggctctcgcggaggcccgtcgtagctcctggatccactgcggcagaacagcgagccggcgcaggacttcggccagatgagttggcacctcgttggatagggccaccacagctaaggcacgctgtgacccggtgtagagctgttccaccagggtgtacacggcctttaacttggtgaccacgctctggttgaggttggcactcctgggacctgttaacagaatcagataagccggtgacaaggatgagttataacatatacaaacttgatgaaagccggtgaggcggcttaccgaagatagcggccaccatttgggaaacctggcgctttaggccggagagctcggcggtcttctcagcgagagccttctccgcctgttccgcccgggtcaccagtgcggccttctcttcgacccaggctttcctctcagcatcaaactcggtcttcaatttttcttgagtggcgatgctggatacaaacttggcgtttgccttccgggtctccatctcctgcatcttcagccggctcttgagatccgcaagatccgcctctagtttcttgccaacagcctgtatatatttccgggttaattaacagtcattatataagtcccaagcgttttccaagcaaagacacttggcacttgggggctaatgcatattgaacgtatctatctacatactgctGGCTCAGTTGaataagccggaacctaagtctacaacatattcaagtataagtcgtcgacttgggggctagcatggtaaaggtaactatgcagtaaagtaagaagacagcagaaggatacctcagatttttgttgaatctggttgaccatggcaacctcggcatcccggctcttgtgtacttggctgatgtagccagagacgagctctccaatgctcaagtcggtgtagccggagaggtccaggttcacccggtggggctgcagcaactcccccttcgcggagcatttggccaacacggtcggtctccccggctcaacgaattccgtccgggtgattaccacgtccgggtcgtctgctggtggagctgagccggaggcctccgggttaaccgaagcttcaGTCGTcgccttggtagtcggggcaggggcctcaggcgccgtgtccattggagtggtggcttcaggggcggaggcagctggcggctcttgagccgtcgcctccgggtcaggtaagtctggcactccggctgacctggtcttcttcgctcttttggtgagctttgcctgggcactgaaaagacagaagtgttaggcacacaaagagtaagtacagacaagaTAATGTAAgaagattgttattacccgggcgcagtcttgaaggccggtagatttgactgcatggagtcacccgaagagggggaggtctcctggtaattggagtcagaagagttgagtggctgacggataacacccgccaatggatgaaaagggtacatgtgagaaaaaacctcagtgcgacgcttccttgttgcatcgggtaacccggcggggaggtcggtgtccttgcgggcccggatgtgacgccggctttcttgaacctgctgcttcaaaagaaattgaggatcttgatgagctaaa contains:
- the LOC141040898 gene encoding uncharacterized protein; the encoded protein is MSSSGEGVRPRSVTRHAGCPHAKKEAAKRSSGREKVLPCSLHRYARTWRRLRRRHVAVGKKLEADLADLKSRLKMQEMETRKANAKFVSSIATQEKLKTEFDAERKAWVEEKAALVTRAEQAEKALAEKTAELSGLKRQVSQMVAAIFGPRSANLNQSVVTKLKAVYTLVEQLYTGSQRALAVVALSNEVPTHLAEVLRRLAVLPQVCGTRNPTTAPYPADTGRLEALLRSGPIEPWDVDETRSSPPMSGAAAALSGAGRRSPRMAHPS